A DNA window from Leishmania panamensis strain MHOM/PA/94/PSC-1 chromosome 27 sequence contains the following coding sequences:
- a CDS encoding hypothetical protein (TriTrypDB/GeneDB-style sysID: LpmP.27.0340), with product MTAVTQKKAFEDVSMYRSMSSISSSASTAEATAGNDVSSFLFDDYRDDGFSTNLSCKHWVSVGHLSLTTTDAELKSLFYPYGADEAFTVWEGTTMMGFVGFDSPEMAELAAQKMHDFVPRRQSQALAVRAVRLEEVLRARTKGPISLLAVLYSECATQGISAVIRRSNSPVAVARDVAVEVARASPAVLQRLVAAFSDLSPQWFGFTSFSEELLKSLLGSLLEVDEMNTAQAINCGAVVGILFQMNMIIGDPYYLASRLLQRAGQSLVQLEGICTLAHTCALLPGYHVSRASFWDQVADIAAKVADPVANRALRGYLRRYTQTNAHAATTAIPGSLSSSAPSPLVFSTMPCPSATVGRSQVVRQRTPPQYPCQDQMRCRTIYISHLPGLLPQSMLLELLTAAGPVNKVRICTGAGYSTLFAFVEMRTAEGAHRAMCMNGLQLMGYTIRVETARNAVQDVIEKDAQFDANGAVIQPCLFGMSQAPLSKCLTSTD from the coding sequence ATgacggcggtgacgcagAAGAAGGCGTTCGAGGACGTCTCCATGTACCGCTCCATGtccagcatcagcagctctgcctccACTGCTGAGGCCACCGCTGGTAACGATGTGTCTTCGTTCCTGTTTGACGATTACCGTGATGATGGCTTTTCTACCAATTTGAGCTGCAAGCACTGGGTGTCGGTGGGCCACCTGagcctcaccaccaccgatgcGGAGCTCAAGTCTCTCTTTTACCCGTACGGCGCCGACGAGGCTTTTACTGTGTGGGAGGGGACGACCATGATGGGGTTTGTGGGGTTCGACTCACCCGAgatggcggagctggcggcACAGAAAATGCATGATTTCGTCCCTCGGCGGCAGTCTcaggcgctggcggtgcgtgCAGTGAGACTGGAGGAGGTACTGCGGGCCCGCACCAAAGGCCCCAtctcgctgctggcggtACTGTACAGTGAATGCGCCACGCAGGGTATCAGTGCTGTGATTAGGCGCAGCAATTCCCCCGTGGCCGTGGCCAGGgacgtggcggtggaggtggcgcgcgcctctccgGCGGTTCTGCAGCGTCTCGTGGCGGCGTTCTCTGACCTCTCTCCGCAGTGGTTCGGCTTCACTTCCTTTAGTGAGGAGCTGCTCAAATCACTGCTGGGGTCGCTCCTGGAGGTTGACGAGATGAATACTGCTCAGGCCATCAACTGCGGCGCTGTGGTTGGTATCCTCTTCCAGATGAATATGATCATCGGCGACCCGTATTACCTCGCATCACGCCTGCTGCAGAGGGCTGGGCAAAGTCTGGTGCAGCTCGAAGGCATCTGCACGCtagcgcacacgtgcgcgctgctACCTGGCTACCACGTGTCTAGGGCTTCTTTTTGGGATCAAGTGGCGGACATTGCCGCGAAGGTGGCAGACCCAGTAGCAAACCGTGCCTTGCGCGGTTACCTCCGCCGCTACACCCAAACAAATGCACACGCTGCAACCACGGCAATCCCTGGCTCGCTGTCGTCATCTGCACCGTCCCCGCTGGTGTTCTCAACGATGCCGTGTCCATCTGCAACCGTGGGGCGGTCACAGGTAGTACGCCAGCGCACGCCTCCGCAGTACCCATGTCAGGACCAGATGAGATGCCGCACCATCTATATCTCTCACTTGCCTGGCCTCCTGCCTCAGAGCATGCTGCTTGAGCTCCTCACTGCAGCCGGCCCTGTGAATAAGGTGCGCATCTGCACCGGAGCTGGCTACTCTACGCTGTTTGCCTTTGTGGAGATGCGCACAGCGGAGGGGGCGCATCGGGCCATGTGCATGAATGGCCTGCAGCTGATGGGGTATACCATTCGTGTCGAGACTGCCCGGAATGCGGTGCAGGACGTGATCGAGAAGGATGCCCAATTTGACGCGAACGGGGCGGTGATTCAGCCATGCCTCTTCGG